The following proteins come from a genomic window of Amaranthus tricolor cultivar Red isolate AtriRed21 chromosome 14, ASM2621246v1, whole genome shotgun sequence:
- the LOC130799237 gene encoding acyl-CoA C20 Delta5-desaturase-like, which produces MESKSHKIWWSKVTVKNPKNVFLGKRKWNSYDIGNLILLIVFHGLALFAPFTFNWKVFLVSAILTFITGVCGVTLSYHRNLSHRSFKLPKLLEYFFAYCGLLAFQGDPIGWVSIHRYHHQFTDLDQDPHSPIKGFWFSHFTWLIDTEPTAKRPAGNFGENKPLSLKNSKPQQGISLFGLSFGHPEYGNVKDMQNQPFYMFLRNTYILHVLTFGLLLYTLGGFPYFVWGMGVRFVYLTHVTGLLSSVCHVWGNQIWNTDDLSKNNWWVGLVAAGEGWHNNHHAFPYSARHGLEWWQIDVTWYIVKLLQLLGLATDIKLPIETHKQRLTFKTEKMIGSLNHRIVESCFDPTI; this is translated from the exons atggAATCAAAATCCCATAAAATTTGGTGGTCTAAAGTTACAGTGAAGAACCCTAAGAATGTGTTTTTGGGTAAAAGGAAATGGAATTCATATGATATTGGGAATTTAATTCTATTAATAGTATTCCATGGATTAGCTTTGTTTGCTCCATTTACCTTTAATTGGAAAGTTTTTTTGGTGTCTGCAATTTTAACTTTCATAACTGGAGTGTGTGGTGTTACCCTTTCTTATCACCGTAATTTGTCTCATAGGAGTTTTAAGTTGCCTAAATTGCTCGAGTACTTCTTTGCTTATTGCGGCCTTCTTGCCTTCCAG GGAGATCCAATTGGGTGGGTGAGCATACACAGATATCATCATCAATTTACTGATTTAGATCAAGATCCACATAGTCCAATCAAGGGATTTTGGTTTAGCCACTTCACTTGGCTAATTGATACCGAGCCCACTGCTAAAAGG CCTGCAGGAAATTTTGGCGAAAACAAGCCACTGTCTCTCAAAAATTCTAAACCCCAGCAAGGCATATCACTTTTTGGTTTATCGTTTGGCCACCCTGAG TATGGCAATGTGAAAGACATGCAGAACCAGCCTTTTTATATGTTTCTTAGAAACACATATATTTTACATGTACTTACATTTGGACTGCTTCTTTACACTTTAGGAGGATTTCCCTACTTTGTGTGGGGTATG GGAGTACGATTTGTATACTTGACTCACGTAACAGGACTTTTGAGCTCAGTTTGTCATGTGTGGGGAAATCAAATTTGGAATACCGATGATTTATCCAAAAACAATTG GTGGGTTGGATTGGTTGCGGCCGGTGAAGGTTGGCACAACAATCACCATGCTTTTCCATACTCTGCTCGACATGGTTTAGAGTGGTGGCAAATTGACGTAACATGGTATATTGTGAAACTTCTTCAACTTCTTGGTCTTGCCACAGATATTAAGCTTCCTATTGAAACTCATAAGCAACGCTTGACTTTTAAAACTGAGAAAAT GATCGGATCGTTGAATcataggatcgtagaatcgtgttttGATCCTACAATCTAA